A stretch of Cucumis sativus cultivar 9930 chromosome 2, Cucumber_9930_V3, whole genome shotgun sequence DNA encodes these proteins:
- the LOC101209519 gene encoding probable folate-biopterin transporter 2, with protein MVEEEKLKISVEDLEEDEPQKESNVSIGTAFYWFKLLVTEMHWSFVFGVVIVYGISQGLGGALNRVSTKYYMKDVQKVQPSEAQVYSGITYIPWMVKPIWGLFTDLVPILGYHRRPYFVFAGFLGVISLLSLALHEKLHLVLAILLLTAGSASVAIADVTIDACVAQNSNIHPTLAADLQSLCALSSSVGALLGFSISGVLVHLIGSMGVYGLLVIPGGLVFLVGILLNEPHMPDFNYRQVNEKFVGAGKAMWSTLKIPNVWRPCLYMYLSLALCLDINEGLFYWYTDSKNGPKFSQENVGFIFSIGSVGSLLGALLYQYVLKDHQFRDLLFWTQLIFSLSGMLDFLLVLRLNLKFGIPDYFFIVIDESVHQLVNRLKWMPLLVLSSKLCPRGIEGTFFALLMSIDNVGLLSASWGGGFLLHILQVTRTKFGNLWLAILIRNLLRLSPLCMLFLVPRGDPNSSILPTELPSSEVDNDTSEEADNIELVSLVNGMNIDSQKEAF; from the exons ATGGTGGAGGAAGAGAAGCTTAAAATTTCTGTTGAAgatttggaagaagatgaaccaCAGAAAGAGTCTAATGTCTCTATTGGGACAGCTTTTTATTGGTTCAAATTACTGGTTACTGAAATGCATTGGAGTTTTGTGTTTGGAGTAGTGATTGTTTATGGAATTAGTCAAGGATTGGGTGGAGCACTTAACCGTGTCTCCACCAAATACTATATGAAAGATGTTCAGAAAGTACAGCCATCTGAAGCACAGGTTTATTCAGGCATTACCTATATTCCATGGATGGTTAAGCCTATCTGGGGTCTTTTCACTGATTTAGTCCCCATTCTTGGATACCATAGACGgccttattttgtttttgcag GTTTTCTTGGTGTGATCTCTTTGCTTTCGTTAGCCCTACACGAGAAGCTGCATCTTGTGCTCGCGATTTTGTTGTTAACAGCGGGAAGTGCCAGTGTAGCCATAGCAGATGTAACCATAGATGCATGTGTAGCACAGAACAGTAACATTCATCCTACCCTTGCAGCTGATTTGCAAAGTTTGTGTGCCTTGAGTTCTTCAGTCGGAGCATTACTCGGATTCTCGATTAGTGGTGTCCTTGTTCATCTGATAGGCTCTATG GGAGTATATGGTTTGTTAGTAATACCTGGAGGGCTTGTATTTTTGGTTGGAATTCTACTTAATGAACCCCATATGCCAGACTTCAATTACAGACAG GTAAACGAAAAGTTTGTCGGTGCTGGGAAGGCTATGTGGTCAACGTTAAAGATTCCGAATGTGTGGAGGCCGTGcctatatatgtatttatctCTTGCATTGTGCCTTGACATCAATGAGGGACTGTTTTATTGGTACACAGACTCAAAAAATGGTCCAAAGTTCTCTCAG GAAAATGTTggtttcattttctcaattgGTTCAGTTGGGTCTCTCTTAGGAGCTTTACTGTATCAGTATGTTCTCAAGGATCATCAGTTCCGCGACTTGCTTTTCTGGACTCAATTGATTTTCAGTTTATCTGGGATGCTTGATTTCTTGCTTGTTTTGCGTTTGAACTTGAAATTTGGAATACCAGATTACTTCTTCATTGTTATAGATGAGAGTGTACATCAGCTTGTTAACAGGCTAAAATGGATGCCTCTTCTAGTCCTCAGCTCCAAGCTTTGCCCAAGAGGCATTGAAGGAACTTTCTTTGCTCTACTTATGTCGATTGACAACGTTGGACTTCTCTCAGCATCATGGGGAGGCGGTTTCCTGCTCCATATCCTTCAAGTTACACGAACGAAGTTCGGTAATTTATGGCTAGCCATTTTGATTAGGAACTTATTGCGACTTTCCCCTCTCTGTATGCTGTTTTTGGTGCCTAGAGGTGATCcaaattcttcaattcttccaaCCGAGCTGCCAAGTTCTGAAGTCGATAACGATACTTCTGAAGAAGCCGACAACATTGAACTGGTTTCCCTTGTTAATGGGATGAACATAGATAGCCAGAAAGAAGCGTTCTGA
- the LOC101210009 gene encoding probable steroid-binding protein 3: MELTPLQLSVYNGTDPTKPIYVALKGQIYNVTSGRSFYGSGGPYAMFAGKDASRALAKMTKNEEDITSSLEGLSEKEIGVLNDWENKFQAKYPIVGRVVS, from the coding sequence ATGGAGCTTACACCTCTACAACTGTCGGTCTACAATGGCACCGACCCAACAAAGCCCATCTATGTTGCTTTGAAGGGCCAAATCTACAACGTCACATCAGGTCGTTCTTTCTACGGCTCCGGTGGTCCTTACGCCATGTTCGCCGGCAAGGACGCGAGCAGAGCTCTGGCCAAGATGACCAAGAATGAGGAAGATATCACCTCTTCACTCGAAGGCCTCTCTGAGAAAGAGATCGGTGTTCTCAACGACTGGGAGAACAAATTTCAAGCTAAGTACCCTATTGTTGGCCGTGTTGTTTCTTAA
- the LOC101210260 gene encoding probable steroid-binding protein 3, protein MELKLTPQQLLVYNGSDRSKPLYVALKGCIYDVTKSVLLYGLGGSYNMFAGKDASRALAKMSKNVSDITSSLVGLSKKEISVLNDWEKKFQAKYPIVGRVV, encoded by the coding sequence ATGGAGCTTAAGCTTACTCCTCAGCAACTGCTAGTCTATAATGGCAGCGACCGATCGAAGCCTCTGTATGTGGCTTTGAAAGGCTGCATCTACGATGTCACAAAATCCGTTTTATTGTACGGCCTTGGTGGGTCTTACAACATGTTCGCTGGCAAGGATGCGAGCAGAGCTTTGGCCAAGATGAGCAAGAACGTATCGGACATCACCTCGTCGCTCGTGGGCCTTTCTAAGAAAGAAATCAGTGTTCTCAACGATTGGGAGAAGAAATTTCAAGCTAAATACCCTATTGTTGGCCGAGTTGTTTGA
- the LOC101209030 gene encoding monogalactosyldiacylglycerol synthase, chloroplastic (The RefSeq protein has 1 substitution compared to this genomic sequence) — MRNPSTVVQENGSVSDFISQLGYFAFSSRFLNLNSEGCSGSSSHSLYLNGFENYRCVKRPPRSGASLSLSSRGSSSLRRFVNEFNNVIKFHCHKPPLGFASLGGVSDETNGIRDDGFGVSQDGALPLNKIEAENPKRVLILMSDTGGGHRASAEAIKAAFNEEFGNNYQVFITDLWTDHTPWPFNQLPRSYNFLVKHGTLWKMTYYVTAPKVIHQSNFAATSTFIAREVAKGLMKYRPDIIISVHPLMQHVPIRILRSKGLLNKIVFTTVVTDLSTCHPTWFHKLVTRCYCPSTEVAKRALTAGLQPSKLKVFGLPVRPSFVKPIRPKIELRKELGMDENLPAVLLMGGGEGMGPIEATAKALSKALYDENHGEPIGQVLVICGHNKKLAGRLRSIDWKVPVQVKGFVTKMEECMGACDCIITKAGPGTIAEAMIRGLPIILNDYIAGQEAGNVPYVVENGCGKFSKSPKEIANIVAKWFGPKADELLIMSQNALRLARPDAVFKIVHDLHELVKQRSFVPQYSG, encoded by the exons ATGCGTAATCCATCGACTGTAGTTCAAGAAAATGGTTCTGTTTCCGATTTCATTTCTCAACTGGGTTATTTTGCGTTTAGTTCAAGGTTTCTTAACTTGAATTCAGAAGGGTGTTCTGGTTCGTCGTCACACTCTCTTTATTTGAACGGGTTTGAAAATTATCGTTGTGTAAAAAGGCCACCCAGGTCTGGTGCTTCGTTGAGCTTGAGTTCAAGAGGTAGCTCGAGCTTAAGGAGATTTGTGAACGAGTTCAATAATGTTATAAAGTTTCATTGTCACAAACCCCCTCTTGGGTTTGCTTCGTTAGGTGGTGTTTCAGATGAAACCAATGGGATTAGAGACGATGGATTTGGTGTTTCGCAAGATGGGGCACTGCCATTGAATAAAATCGAGGCTGAGAACCCCAAACGGGTTCTTATTTTAATGAGTGACACTGGTGGAGGTCATCGGGCTTCTGCTGAGGCAATCAAGGCAGCCTTTAATGAAGAATTTGGGAACAATTATCAG GTGTTTATAACTGATTTGTGGACGGACCACACTCCTTGGCCTTTCAATCAATTACCAAGAAGCTACAACTTCTTGGTGAAACATGGCACATTGTGGAAGATGACTTACTATGTGACTGCTCCAAAAGTGATTCATCAGTCAAATTTTGCTGCAACTTCAACATTCATAGCTCG AGAAGTAGCAAAAGGACTGATGAAATATAGGCCAGATATTATTATCAGTGTTCATCCTCTGATGCAGCATGTTCCCATTCGTATTTTGAGGTCGAAGGGCCTCTTGAATAAGATTGTTTTCACCACAGTAGTCACAGATTTGAGCACCTGCCACCCAACATG GTTTCACAAGCTTGTTACAAGATGCTACTGCCCATCTACGGAGGTAGCAAAGAGGGCTTTGAAAGCTGGACTCCAGCCTTCCAAACTAAAGGTTTTTGGCCTTCCTGTGCGGCCTTCCTTTGTTAAGCCTATTCGTCCGAAG ATTGAGTTAAGAAAAGAATTGGGCATGGATGAAAATCTTCCTGCCGTGTTGCTTATGGGAGGGGGGGAAGGCATGGGTCCCATTGAGGCTACTGCAAAGGCGCTAAGTAAGGCATTGTATGATGAAAATCATGGAGAGCCAATAGGCCAAGTTCTTGTGATCTGTGGCCACAACAAAAAACTAGCTGGCAGGTTGCGTTCAATTGATTGGAAGGTTCCTGTCCAG GTGAAGGGGTTTGTCACAAAAATGGAGGAATGCATGGGAGCTTGTGATTGCATTATAACAAAG GCGGGCCCTGGAACGATTGCTGAAGCCATGATAAGAGGTCTTCCTATAATTCTGAATGACTACATTGCTGGACAG GAAGCTGGAAATGTGCCATATGTCGTCGAAAACGGATGTGGgaagttttcaaaatctcCTAAAGAGATAGCGAACATTGTAGCAAAATGGTTTGGGCCAAAAGCAGATGAGTTGCTGATCATGTCACAGAATGCCTTGAGGCTTGCTAGACCTGATGCTGTATTTAAGATTGTTCATGATCTCCATGAGCTTGTTAAACAAAGAAGTTTTGTACCACAATATTCCGGCTGA
- the LOC101208787 gene encoding zinc finger CCCH domain-containing protein 22, with product MASDEERALEHQLEVQLYEQKESLAALQDALASDPSNSELLEVHEELVQAIKDAEEGLLHLKRSRLLREADTVLRGHDSNAAEDVKVEPLDATDIKPEPLEDHSFFVGSKCRFRYTDGRWYDGEIVGLDGSNSAKISFLTPTTENMLMCKFFLQQRCRFGTNCRLSHGVDIPLTSLRSYVPTIWNQSMAGSSILALSSRNDIWRHAELESWDDALQVAQVVFKGDGYSQKLGPEDIALSEYALINDEEESDSSLEQSDSSDYEEDDLQGLGFLESSTQQKGIQTETTIFAKWENHTRGIASKMMANMGYREGMGLGASGQGMLNPIPVKVLPAKQSLDHALESQKENNTNDENNGKKRSRGGKRKREKKFAAASRAAKEEEESRPDVFNLINHHLAMHNRALNDGSVKKQKDKGSADWKKVDRRTIIAYDDEVKDLRIRIEKLEEMVNRNKKEKVVYEAALRKLNETRKALAEAEAAHASASNAVNSREKEKRWLKF from the exons ATGGCGAGCGACGAAGAGAGAGCTCTAGAGCACCAGCTGGAGGTTCAATTGTACGAGCAGAAAGAGTCTCTCGCCGCCTTACAAGATGCCCTAGCCTCCGACCCGTCCAATTCGGAGCTTCTCGAG GTTCACGAGGAGCTCGTTCAAGCAATTAAAGATGCCGAGGAAGGGCTGCTTCACCTTAAGCGTTCTAGGTTATTACGAGAAGCAGATACGGTGTTACGTGGTCATGATAGTAACGCAGCGGAGGATGTTAAGGTGGAGCCTCTTGATGCTACGGATATCAAACCTGAACCTCTTGAAGATCATAGTTTCTTTGTTGGATCGAAATGTAGATTCCGGTACACTGATGGACGTTGGTATGACGGTGAAATTGTTGGATTGGATGGTTCTAATTCTGCGAAAATCTCTTTTCTCACTCCCACAACTGAAAATATGTTG ATGTGCAAGTTCTTCTTACAGCAAAGATGTCGGTTTGGCACTAACTGCCGTTTATCGCATG GAGTTGATATCCCTTTAACCTCTCTTAGGAGCTACGTGCCGACAATTTGGAACCAGTCAATGGCAGGATCCAGTATTTTGGCTCTCTCGTCTAGGAATGACATTTGGAGGCATGCTGAACTTGAATCTTGGGATGATGCACTTCAAGTTGCACAAGTTGTTTTCAAAGGTGATGGATATTCTCAAAAGCTTGGACCGGAGGACATAGCTTTATCTGAGTATGCTCTAATTAATGATGAAGAGGAAAGTGATTCCAGCTTGGAACAGTCCGACTCAAGTGattatgaagaagatgatttGCAGGGTTTGGGATTTCTCGAAAGCTCTACCCAGCAGAAGGGCATCCAGACTGAGACCACCATATTTGCTAAATGGGAAAACCATACCCGGGGGATTGCTTCCAAGATGATGGCTAATATGGGGTATCGTGAAGGGATGGGTTTGGGTGCATCTGGGCAGGGGATGCTAAATCCTATTCCGGTCAAAGTTCTTCCAGCAAAGCAATCTCTGGATCATGCTCTAGAGTCACAAAAGGAGAATAATACTAATGACGAAAATAATGGTAAGAAACGAAGTAGAGGCGGTAAGAGGAAACGCGAGAAAAAGTTTGCTGCAGCGTCACGTGCAGctaaagaggaagaagagtcGAGACCCGATGTCTTTAACCTAATCAACCACCACCTTGCAATGCACAATAGAGCATTGAATGACGGATCTGTGAAGAAACAGAAAGATAAAGGTTCAGCAGATTGGAAGAAAGTGGATAGACGAACCATAATTGCGTATGATGACGAGGTGAAAGACCTGCGCATACGAATAGAGAAGCTTGAAGAAATGGTGAATAGaaataagaaagagaaggTTGTTTACGAGGCTGCCTTAAGAAAGCTGAATGAGACCCGGAAAGCTTTGGCCGAAGCTGAGGCGGCTCATGCGTCTGCATCAAATGCAGTTAACAgtagagaaaaggaaaaaagatggTTGAAATTTTAG
- the LOC101207822 gene encoding lariat debranching enzyme isoform X1, with amino-acid sequence MRIAVEGCMHGDLDNVYRTLQYMEQAQNIKIDLLLCCGDFQAVRNENDLKSLNVPPKYRSMNSFWKYYSGAEVAPYPTIFIGGNHEASNYLWELYYGGWAAPNIYFLGVAGVVKFGNIRIGGLSGIYNERHYHLGHHERPPYNENTIRSIYHVREYDVQKLMQVEEPIDIFLSHDWPLGITDYGNWKQLVRFKPFFEKEIQEKSLGSKAAAVLLEKLKPPYWFSAHLHCKFAALVQHGEGGPLTKFLALDKCLPRRQFLQVIEIESEPGPYEIHYDEEWLAITQRFNEIFPLTAKNANYGNIKLEMEDCRQWVKSRLKERGTKPFDFAQTVPCYDPARSISNSTLAGYPRNPQTESLLKFLELPYLLDDMTKSDGPSGSSIPSSVSGSFFDSEDIPIDDIDDVEGETAEPEDA; translated from the exons ATGAGGATTGCAGTGGAAGGTTGCATGCACGGTGACCTCGACAATGTCTACAGAACTCTCCAATACATGGAGCAAGCTCAAAACATTAAAATCGACCTTCTGCTCTGCTGTGGCGACTTTCAG GCTGTTAGGAATGAGAACGATCTGAAGAGCTTAAATGTGCCGCCCAAATATCGATCAATGAACTCGTTCTGGAAGTATTACTCTGGAGCTGAAGTCGCTCCCTATCCTACTATTTTCATTGGTGGGAATCATGAAGCCTCTAATTATCTGTGGGAATT gtaCTATGGAGGTTGGGCTGCGCCTAATATATACTTCTTAGGCGTTGCTGGTGTAGTCAAGTTTGGAAATATCCGTATCGGTGGGCTATCTGGGATCTATAATGAACGCCATTATCATTTAG GTCACCATGAGAGGCCTCCATATAATGAGAATACTATAAGATCTATTTACCATGTTCGTGAATATGATGTTCAGAAGCTTATGCAAGTTGAGGAACCCAttgacatttttctttctcatgaTTGGCCACTTGGCATCACTGATTATGGAAACTGGAAGCAACTTGTTagatttaaaccattttttgaGAAGGAG ATTCAGGAAAAAAGTCTTGGGAGTAAGGCTGCAGCTGTGTTGCTGGAGAAGTTGAAACCACCTTACTGGTTTTCTGCCCATTTGCACTGTAAGTTTGCTGCTCTTGTTCAACATGGTGAAGGCGGCCCCTTGACAAAATTTCTTGCTCTCGACAAGTGTCTTCCTAGACGCCAATTTTTACAg GTTATTGAGATTGAATCAGAGCCTGGACCTTACGAGATACATTATGATGAAGAATGGTTAGCAATAACACAAAGGTTCAATGAAATTTTCCCTTTAACAGCAAAAAATGCAAATTACGG AAATATTAAGCTAGAAATGGAAGATTGTCGACAATGGGTCAAATCtagattaaaagaaagaggaacAAAACCTTTTGATTTCGCTCAGACAGTTCCTTGTTATGATCCAGCAAGATCTATCTCCAACAGTACACTTGCTg GATATCCTCGAAATCCCCAGACTGAATCTTTGCTGAAGTTTCTTGAACTCCCTTATCTTCTTGATGACATGACAAAATCTGATGGGCCATCAGGGAGTTCTATTCCTTCATCAGTCAGTg GTTCGTTCTTTGATAGTGAAGACATTCCAATTGATGATATAGATGATGTGGAAGGTGAAACTGCCGAACCTGAAGACGCATAA
- the LOC101207822 gene encoding lariat debranching enzyme isoform X2: MSTELSNTWSKLKTLKSTFCSAVATFRYYGGWAAPNIYFLGVAGVVKFGNIRIGGLSGIYNERHYHLGHHERPPYNENTIRSIYHVREYDVQKLMQVEEPIDIFLSHDWPLGITDYGNWKQLVRFKPFFEKEIQEKSLGSKAAAVLLEKLKPPYWFSAHLHCKFAALVQHGEGGPLTKFLALDKCLPRRQFLQVIEIESEPGPYEIHYDEEWLAITQRFNEIFPLTAKNANYGNIKLEMEDCRQWVKSRLKERGTKPFDFAQTVPCYDPARSISNSTLAGYPRNPQTESLLKFLELPYLLDDMTKSDGPSGSSIPSSVSGSFFDSEDIPIDDIDDVEGETAEPEDA, from the exons ATGTCTACAGAACTCTCCAATACATGGAGCAAGCTCAAAACATTAAAATCGACCTTCTGCTCTGCTGTGGCGACTTTCAG gtaCTATGGAGGTTGGGCTGCGCCTAATATATACTTCTTAGGCGTTGCTGGTGTAGTCAAGTTTGGAAATATCCGTATCGGTGGGCTATCTGGGATCTATAATGAACGCCATTATCATTTAG GTCACCATGAGAGGCCTCCATATAATGAGAATACTATAAGATCTATTTACCATGTTCGTGAATATGATGTTCAGAAGCTTATGCAAGTTGAGGAACCCAttgacatttttctttctcatgaTTGGCCACTTGGCATCACTGATTATGGAAACTGGAAGCAACTTGTTagatttaaaccattttttgaGAAGGAG ATTCAGGAAAAAAGTCTTGGGAGTAAGGCTGCAGCTGTGTTGCTGGAGAAGTTGAAACCACCTTACTGGTTTTCTGCCCATTTGCACTGTAAGTTTGCTGCTCTTGTTCAACATGGTGAAGGCGGCCCCTTGACAAAATTTCTTGCTCTCGACAAGTGTCTTCCTAGACGCCAATTTTTACAg GTTATTGAGATTGAATCAGAGCCTGGACCTTACGAGATACATTATGATGAAGAATGGTTAGCAATAACACAAAGGTTCAATGAAATTTTCCCTTTAACAGCAAAAAATGCAAATTACGG AAATATTAAGCTAGAAATGGAAGATTGTCGACAATGGGTCAAATCtagattaaaagaaagaggaacAAAACCTTTTGATTTCGCTCAGACAGTTCCTTGTTATGATCCAGCAAGATCTATCTCCAACAGTACACTTGCTg GATATCCTCGAAATCCCCAGACTGAATCTTTGCTGAAGTTTCTTGAACTCCCTTATCTTCTTGATGACATGACAAAATCTGATGGGCCATCAGGGAGTTCTATTCCTTCATCAGTCAGTg GTTCGTTCTTTGATAGTGAAGACATTCCAATTGATGATATAGATGATGTGGAAGGTGAAACTGCCGAACCTGAAGACGCATAA
- the LOC101204281 gene encoding putative pentatricopeptide repeat-containing protein At3g25970 encodes MRPLSAVGTSFRALANLLLNHSLAVKLGTIADVYTCNNILNGYWKCKELRSADVLFDEMPMRDSVSWNTMIAGHINCGNLEASWDVLRCMRSCGFELDRYTFGSMLKGIAFAGMFHLGQQVHSIIIKMGYAENVYAGSALLDMYAKCEKLEDAYLSFLSISKHNTVSWNAMINGYAQAGDRETAFWLLDCMEQEGEKVDDGTYAPLLPLLDDADFCNLTSQLHGKIIKHGLELVNTMCNALITSYSKCGSLDDAKRIFDSSAGIRDLVTWNSLLAAYLLRSQEDLAFKLLIDMQEHGFEPDLYSYTSIISACFNENISNNGRSLHGLVIKRGFEQSVPISNALISMYLKSDYGSMKEALCIFESLEFKDRVSWNSILTGLSQTGSSEDAVKSFLHMRSAAMDIDHYSFSAVLRSCSDLATFQLGQQIHVLALKYGLESNEFVSSSLIFMYSKCGIIEDARRSFEEASKNSSITWNALMFGYAQHGQCNVALDLFFLMEEKKVKMDHITFVAVLTACSHIGLVEQGCKFLRCMESDYGVPPRMEHYACAVDLYGRSGRLEEAKALIEEMPFKPDTTVWKTFLGACRSCGNIELACQVAGHLLEMEPEEHCTYVLLSNMYGNLMRWDEKAKVKRLMKERGVKKVPGWSWIEVNNNVHAFIAQDHSHPSCQQIYFLLEVLLEEITRMEDADGFKSFLEQEELSYANA; translated from the coding sequence ATGAGGCCATTGTCAGCAGTTGGGACATCATTTCGAGCTTTGGCCAATCTTTTGTTAAACCATTCTCTGGCCGTCAAATTGGGTACCATTGCAGACGTTTACACTTGCAACAATATCCTCAATGGGTATTGGAAATGCAAAGAGTTACGATCTGCAGATGTACTGTTCGACGAAATGCCGATGAGAGACTCTGTATCATGGAATACGATGATCGCGGGGCATATAAACTGTGGAAACTTGGAGGCTTCATGGGATGTTCTTAGGTGCATGAGAAGTTGTGGTTTTGAGCTGGATAGATATACCTTTGGAAGCATGCTGAAAGGCATTGCTTTTGCTGGAATGTTTCATTTGGGTCAGCAAGTACATTCTATCATCATTAAGATGGGTTATGCTGAAAATGTATATGCAGGGAGTGCTCTCTTAGATATGTATGCAAAATGTGAGAAACTTGAGGATGCATATTTGTCGTTCTTAAGTATATCAAAACACAACACTGTTTCGTGGAATGCAATGATTAATGGATATGCTCAAGCCGGTGACCGTGAGACCGCATTTTGGTTGTTAGATTGCATGGAGCAAGAAGGTGAGAAGGTTGATGATGGCACATATGCTCCTCTTTTGCCTTTGCTTGATGATGCTGACTTCTGTAACTTAACAAGCCAACTCCatggaaaaattataaaacatggATTGGAACTTGTTAATACAATGTGTAATGCCTTGATCACTTCTTATTCAAAATGTGGATCCCTTGATGATGCCAAAAGGATTTTCGATAGTTCGGCAGGCATTCGGGATTTAGTTACATGGAACTCCTTGTTGGCTGCTTACCTGTTGCGTAGTCAGGAAGATCTTGCTTTTAAACTCTTGATTGACATGCAAGAACATGGTTTTGAACCAGACTTGTATTCATACACAAGCATCATCAGTGCTTGTTTTAACGAAAATATTAGCAATAATGGTAGATCCTTACATGGGTTGGTGATAAAGAGAGGATTTGAACAGTCGGTGCCAATTTCAAATGCATTGATTTCTATGTATCTTAAATCAGACTATGGCTCAATGAAAGAAGCCCTATGTATATTTGAATCCTTGGAGTTTAAGGACCGTGTGTCTTGGAATTCAATCTTAACTGGATTATCACAAACGGGGTCGAGCGAAGATGCAGTGAAGTCTTTTCTGCATATGAGATCTGCAGCAATGGACATTGATCACTATTCCTTTTCTGCCGTACTCAGATCATGTTCAGATTTGGCTACATTTCAATTGGGACAACAGATTCATGTCTTGGCACTTAAATACGGTTTGGAGTCCAACGAGTTTGTTTCAAGTTCTTTAATCTTCATGTATTCCAAGTGTGGAATTATTGAAGATGCTAGAAGATCATTTGAAGAGGCTTCAAAGAACTCTTCAATCACTTGGAATGCACTTATGTTTGGTTATGCTCAACATGGTCAGTGCAATGTTGCATTAGACCTCTTCTTTctaatggaagaaaaaaaggtgaaaatgGATCACATAACCTTCGTTGCAGTTCTGACCGCCTGTAGCCATATTGGTTTAGTAGAACAAGGCTGCAAATTCCTGCGGTGTATGGAATCTGATTATGGCGTTCCTCCACGGATGGAGCACTATGCTTGTGCAGTTGATCTATACGGGCGTTCTGGACGTCTTGAAGAAGCCAAGGCCTTGATTGAAGAAATGCCATTCAAACCAGACACCACCGTGTGGAAGACATTCTTGGGCGCGTGCCGCTCTTGTGGCAACATTGAGTTAGCTTGTCAGGTTGCAGGCCATCTGCTAGAGATGGAGCCTGAAGAGCATTGCACTTATGTTCTTCTCTCAAACATGTATGGAAATTTAATGAGATGGGATGAGAAGGCCAAAGTGAAAAGGCTAATGAAGGAAAGAGGAGTTAAGAAAGTCCCTGGTTGGAGTTGGATTGAAGTTAACAACAATGTACATGCTTTCATTGCACAAGATCATTCTCATCCCAGTTGCCAACAGATCTACTTTTTGCTTGAAGTACTTTTGGAGGAAATCACAAGAATGGAAGATGCTGATGGTTTTAAGAGTTTTCTGGAGCAGGAAGAATTAAGCTATGCAAATGCATAA